In a single window of the Leptospira sanjuanensis genome:
- a CDS encoding HPP family protein codes for MKRILKKMKAEAISPPRPAYGQILWSWIGGTLGISLIALLSKTFDSPLIMAPFGASCVLLFGVPESPLSQPRNLVGGHLIASTIGLLFLNLLGNEWYILGLAVATSIAIMQVTKTTHPPAGADPIVILMGNESWSFLLTPALSGSLILLILALVFNNLHKNRQYPKFWR; via the coding sequence ATGAAACGAATTCTTAAAAAAATGAAAGCGGAGGCAATCTCGCCGCCCCGGCCTGCGTATGGACAAATTCTGTGGTCTTGGATCGGAGGAACGCTCGGGATTTCTTTGATCGCCCTTCTTTCCAAAACCTTCGATTCTCCTTTGATCATGGCCCCGTTCGGTGCGTCCTGCGTGCTCCTGTTCGGCGTTCCGGAAAGCCCGCTCTCTCAACCCAGAAATTTAGTCGGTGGTCATTTGATTGCGTCTACAATCGGACTTCTTTTCTTGAACCTTCTCGGAAACGAATGGTACATTCTCGGATTGGCCGTGGCTACTTCGATTGCGATCATGCAGGTTACGAAGACGACTCACCCGCCCGCAGGTGCGGACCCGATCGTGATTCTTATGGGAAACGAAAGTTGGAGTTTTCTTTTGACTCCGGCGCTCAGCGGTTCTTTGATCCTTTTGATTCTTGCGCTCGTATTCAACAACTTGCATAAGAATCGCCAGTATCCCAAATTCTGGAGATGA